In one window of Syngnathus scovelli strain Florida chromosome 20, RoL_Ssco_1.2, whole genome shotgun sequence DNA:
- the sash1a gene encoding SAM and SH3 domain-containing protein 1a isoform X3, whose product MPARLSAAKRLLTTHHISLAAEGRRSSIGLVPLGCGGVPSSRFQYRIQNANLGPLGCYRDGSLGNIDDLAQEYSEYYNTCFSDVSDRMEELRKRRVSQELDMEKQDPNNISLQLRNEIQESLGFSSEVSTPETDRKMSLHKSSSEDGSGGKWDNKKKNKSFWQNFRKPQHKAVVRQTSKGEDIGYVASEITMSDEERIQLMMMVKEKMITVEEALARLKEYERNRQFGSTDTAECTDGTAAGLNQSSNCNQSREQSDDEQSEDSVKFKRLHKLVNSTRRVRKKLIKVEECKKHGSQDFLNVESVATCDDNAALYAGVLKKHSLPQETSPGQDHLSLDGDTDSLTTSPSSSSLDTWSGHRLVKTFNKSSSTHGLIRPPRRTPVGSGGGGSGSSFSELDGCGLDDEGKLPRSTTDGEMRKALSSISHGVSNNEALYAFYGLTKPRSKARSRRLIPLDDESPKYHTTDRHHGGWTLTKPDPNYSYSTKHLVYQRSRNTKNPASPLCVATPSPARAVAKSKAFGPGGAWPFPSRRLRGRSAVSELNITYVVERSLYGHLNWAQLVRPVTLSRAERRCLLEEDREADRKWAASVDRCTKRVLLRIQQKSRTCSFGGFDLSNRSLHVLNTGSDAHNKEQEAIYREVVKSPNISRISLGKKVKSVKETMRKRMSKKYSSSVPEQSSPDGTAGSPHCPQPDSDSLEKPKLKAGGSVESLRSSLSGQSSMSGQTVSTTDSSASNRESVKSEDGDDEELPYRGPFCGRARVHTDFTPSPYDSDSLKLKHGDVIDIISKPPMGTWMGLLNNKVGTFKFIYVDVLCEEEEKPKRPLRRRQKGRPPKPMSVEELLERINLKEHMPTFLFNGYEDLDTFKLLEEEDLDELNIKDPQHRAVLLTAVELLQEYDSSSDPERSSQEKLLSEGRGLIGDSPRDSGCYESNENLENGKSKKASRSGRSSAGQSPDYPTLSMTISSEALQQNEKSQHSKFPKNLFSKSSLKGFNLLGRRKGHKRSPIPASRSCEDLDEPSQLAGSWKRSHSLGDMHWEQRQDHNEEVQRSKEGPSLDASGPVMAPSPACTASPLVSQKPRVDRPPVPSQLPLRPPCPITQAPSPPESNVTGERVIRTHAKKPPVPPPVPAKRSRERVANGVCHSPLSSPSFEPSPMHSLTRSQPSSPVTRCASSPAPSLPAKTPSSPRNSSSAGEETVATPPWLSDLGGKVAVSRKASHSKMSLDLLTLLEQRLEAEGIDLTGEPYSDKHGRCGIPQPLMQRYSDDLQQPVKEVASTMDQLRVRELRKQHRMAIPSGGLTEMCRRTAAGAVSTVSDWLVSIGLPMYASALTAAGVDSLSGVASLTETDAWEAGVRDCAHARRLVGEAQLVAERRDA is encoded by the exons GATGGCTCACTGGGCAACATAGATGACCTTGCTCAGGAATATTCGGAATACTACAACACCTGCTTCAGCGACGTCAGCGACCGCATGGAGGAGCTCCGCAAAAGACGAGTGTCCCAAGAACTTGACATG GAGAAACAAGATCCAAACAATATTTCCTTGCAGCTCCGCAACGAGATCCAG GAGTCGCTGGGCTTCAGCAGTGAAGTCTCCACCCCGGAAACAGACAGAAA GATGTCCCTGCACAAATCCAGCTCTGAAGATGGATCTGGAG GCAAATGGGAcaacaagaagaagaacaagTCGTTCTGGCAGAATTTCCGCAAGCCTCAGCACAAGGCGGTCGTGCGACAGACTTCCAAAG GCGAGGACATCGGCTACGTGGCTAGCGAGATCACCATGAGTGACGAGGAGCGAATCCagctgatgatgatggtgaaagAGAAGATGATCACCGTGGAAGAAGCGCTAGCTCGG CTGAAGGAGTATGAGCGCAACAGACAGTTCGGCAGTACTGACACTGCAGAGTGCACTGACGGAACTGCGGCCGGTCTAAACCAGTCCTCAAACTGCAAC CAATCCCGCGAACAGTCCGATGACGAGCAATCGGAGGATTCAGTGAAGTTCAAGCGGCTGCACAAGCTCGTTAACTCCACCCGGCGAGTCAGGAAAAAACTCATTAAGGTGGAGGAATGCAAGAAGCATGGATCTCAAG ATTTCCTAAACGTGGAGTCGGTGGCCACCTGTGACGACAACGCCGCATTGTACGCGGGGGTCCTGAAGAAGCACTCGTTGCCCCAGGAAACCTCGCCGGGCCAGGACCATCTCTCTTTGGACGGAGACACCGACAGCCTGACCACCTCCCCGTCCTCCAGTAGCTTGGACACCTGGTCCGGACACCGTCTGGTGAAGACCTTCAACAAGTCTTCCAGTACCCACGGCCTGATCCGCCCGCCCCGGAGAACCCCGGTGGGCTCGGGCGGCGGTGGCAGCGGCTCCTCTTTCTCTGAGCTGGATGGCTGCGGCCTGGACGACGAAGGGAAGTTGCCGCGCTCCACCACCGACGGCGAGATGCGGAAGGCCCTGAGCTCCATCTCCCACGGGGTAAGTAACAACGAGGCCCTGTACGCCTTTTACGGGCTGACCAAACCCCGCTCCAAAGCCCGATCCCGCCGCCTCATCCCCCTGGACGATGAGAGCCCCAAATATCACACCACCGACCGGCACCACGGCGGCTGGACGCTCACAAAACCCGACCCCAACTACTCGTACTCCACCAAACACCTTGTGTACCAGCGTTCGCGCAACACCAAGAACCCGGCCTCGCCTCTGTGCGTCGCCACTCCCTCCCCCGCCCGCGCCGTAGCCAAATCCAAAGCTTTCGGGCCAGGAGGGGCCTGGCCGTTCCCCTCCCGCCGGCTACGGGGCCGCAGCGCGGTCAGCGAGCTGAACATCACCTACGTGGTAGAGCGGAGCCTGTACGGTCACCTCAACTGGGCCCAGCTGGTCCGCCCGGTCACCCTCAGCCGAGCCGAGCGGCGCTGTCTCTTGGAGGAGGACCGCGAGGCGGACAGGAAATGGGCGGCCAGCGTGGACCGCTGCACCAAGCGCGTGCTCTTACGCATCCAGCAGAAGTCT AGAACGTGTAGCTTCGGCGGCTTTGACCTGTCCAATCGATCTCTCCACGTGCTCAACACTGGCTCCGACGCCCAC AATAAAGAGCAGGAGGCCATCTATAGAGAAGTGGTCAAGTCGCCCAACATTTCTCGGATCTCGCTGGGCAAGAAGGTCAAATCGGTCAAGGAGACCATGAGGAAGCGCATGTCCAAGAAGTACAGCAGCTCCGTGCCCGAACAG TCGAGTCCAGATGGAACAGCGGGTTCTCCGCACTGCCCGCAGCCCGACAGCGACTCACTAGAAAAGCCCAAACTCAAGGCGGGAGGTTCAGTGGAAAGTCTCCGAAGTTCACTGAGTGGACAAAGTTCAATGA GTGGTCAGACAGTGAGCACCACTGACTCGTCAGCCAGCAACAGAGAAAGCGTTAAATCGGAGGACGGCGACGACGAGGAGCTGCCGTACCGAGGGCCGTTCTGCGGCCGCGCTCGAGTGCACACGGATTTCACGCCGAGCCCCTACGACTCGGACTCCCTCAAATTGAAg CATGGCGACGTGATCGACATCATCAGCAAGCCGCCCATGGGTACCTGGATGGGCCTGCTCAACAACAAGGTGGGCACCTTCAAGTTCATCTACGTGGACGTGCTGTGCGAGGAAGAAGAGAAGCCCAAACGGCCGCTGCGGCGCCGCCAGAAGGGTCGACCACCCAAGCCGATGTCCGTGGAGGAGCTGCTGGAACGAATTAACCTCAAG GAGCACATGCCCACCTTCCTGTTCAACGGCTACGAGGACCTGGACACGTTCAAGCTGCTGGAAGAGGAGgacctggacgagctgaacatcAAAGACCCCCAACACCGAGCCGTGCTGCTCACGGCCGTTGAGCTGCTGCAGGAATACGACA GTAGCAGCGATCCAGAGCGCAGCTCCCAGGAGAAACTGCTGTCGGAGGGCCGGGGTCTCATCGGAGACTCCCCACGGGATTCTGGCTGCTACGAGAGCAATGAGAACTTGGAGAACG GCAAGAGCAAGAAGGCCTCCCGCTCGGGTCGTTCTTCCGCAGGCCAGTCTCCGGACTATCCCACTCTTTCCATGACCATCTCCAGTGAGGCCTTGCAGCAGAATGAAAAAAGCCAGCACTCCAAATTCCCCAAAAACTTGTTCAGCAAGTCCTCCCTGAAGGGCTTCAACCTGCTGGGGCGCCGCAAAGGCCACAAACGCTCGCCCATCCCGGCCAGTCGTAGCTGCGAGGACCTGGACGAACCCTCCCAGCTGGCCGGGTCTTGGAAGCGTTCCCACTCCCTGGGAGACATGCACTGGGAGCAGAGGCAGGATCACAATGAGGAGGTCCAACGCAGCAAAGAAGGGCCCAGTTTGGACGCAAGCGGGCCCGTTATGGCGCCTTCGCCAGCTTGTACTGCAAGTCCGCTGGTGAGTCAGAAACCGAGAGTTGACAGACCACCCGTCCCCTCGCAGCTCCCTCTGAGACCCCCTTGTCCCATAACCCAAGCCCCGAGTCCCCCAGAGTCCAACGTAACCGGTGAGAGGGTCATAAGGACTCATGCCAAAAAGCCACCGGTACCGCCTCCGGTTCCCGCCAAGAGGTCCAGAGAAAGAGTCGCCAATGGGGTCTGCCACTCCCCGCTCTCCTCGCCGTCTTTCGAACCTTCCCCGATGCACTCGCTCACACGTTCCCAGCCCAGCAGCCCCGTGACACGGTGCGCGAGCAGTCCCGCCCCGTCCCTTCCCGCCAAGACTCCAAGCAGCCCTCGCAACTCCTCATCCGCCGGCGAAGAGACGGTTGCGACGCCCCCGTGGCTCTCGGACCTGGGCGGCAAGGTGGCCGTGTCAAGGAAGGCGTCCCACTCCAAGATGAGCCTCGACCTGCTCACCTTGCTGGAGCAACGGCTGGAGGCCGAGGGCATCGATCTCACGGGGGAGCCCTACTCAGACAAG CACGGTCGCTGTGGCATCCCGCAGCCTCTGATGCAGCGCTACTCAGACGACCTGCAACAGCCCGTCAAGGAGGTGGCCTCTACCATGGACCAGCTCAGAGTCCGGGAGCTTCGCAAACAGCACCGGATGGCC ATCCCCTCAGGCGGTCTGACCGAGATGTGCCGGAGAACGGCGGCGGGCGCCGTCAGCACCGTCTCGGACTGGCTGGTGTCCATCGGCCTGCCCATGTACGCCTCGGCTTTGACGGCAGCCGGCGTGGACTCGCTGAGCGGCGTGGCCTCACTGACAGAGACGGACGCCTGGGAGGCAGGCGTGCGCGACTGCGCCCACGCCCGCCGCTTGGTCGGCGAGGCCCAGCTGGTCGCCGAGCGCCGGGACGCATAA
- the sash1a gene encoding SAM and SH3 domain-containing protein 1a isoform X6 — protein sequence MEELRKRRVSQELDMEKQDPNNISLQLRNEIQESLGFSSEVSTPETDRKMSLHKSSSEDGSGGKWDNKKKNKSFWQNFRKPQHKAVVRQTSKGEDIGYVASEITMSDEERIQLMMMVKEKMITVEEALARLKEYERNRQFGSTDTAECTDGTAAGLNQSSNCNQSREQSDDEQSEDSVKFKRLHKLVNSTRRVRKKLIKVEECKKHGSQDFLNVESVATCDDNAALYAGVLKKHSLPQETSPGQDHLSLDGDTDSLTTSPSSSSLDTWSGHRLVKTFNKSSSTHGLIRPPRRTPVGSGGGGSGSSFSELDGCGLDDEGKLPRSTTDGEMRKALSSISHGVSNNEALYAFYGLTKPRSKARSRRLIPLDDESPKYHTTDRHHGGWTLTKPDPNYSYSTKHLVYQRSRNTKNPASPLCVATPSPARAVAKSKAFGPGGAWPFPSRRLRGRSAVSELNITYVVERSLYGHLNWAQLVRPVTLSRAERRCLLEEDREADRKWAASVDRCTKRVLLRIQQKSRTCSFGGFDLSNRSLHVLNTGSDAHNKEQEAIYREVVKSPNISRISLGKKVKSVKETMRKRMSKKYSSSVPEQSSPDGTAGSPHCPQPDSDSLEKPKLKAGGSVESLRSSLSGQSSMSGQTVSTTDSSASNRESVKSEDGDDEELPYRGPFCGRARVHTDFTPSPYDSDSLKLKHGDVIDIISKPPMGTWMGLLNNKVGTFKFIYVDVLCEEEEKPKRPLRRRQKGRPPKPMSVEELLERINLKEHMPTFLFNGYEDLDTFKLLEEEDLDELNIKDPQHRAVLLTAVELLQEYDSSSDPERSSQEKLLSEGRGLIGDSPRDSGCYESNENLENGKSKKASRSGRSSAGQSPDYPTLSMTISSEALQQNEKSQHSKFPKNLFSKSSLKGFNLLGRRKGHKRSPIPASRSCEDLDEPSQLAGSWKRSHSLGDMHWEQRQDHNEEVQRSKEGPSLDASGPVMAPSPACTASPLVSQKPRVDRPPVPSQLPLRPPCPITQAPSPPESNVTGERVIRTHAKKPPVPPPVPAKRSRERVANGVCHSPLSSPSFEPSPMHSLTRSQPSSPVTRCASSPAPSLPAKTPSSPRNSSSAGEETVATPPWLSDLGGKVAVSRKASHSKMSLDLLTLLEQRLEAEGIDLTGEPYSDKHGRCGIPQPLMQRYSDDLQQPVKEVASTMDQLRVRELRKQHRMAIPSGGLTEMCRRTAAGAVSTVSDWLVSIGLPMYASALTAAGVDSLSGVASLTETDAWEAGVRDCAHARRLVGEAQLVAERRDA from the exons ATGGAGGAGCTCCGCAAAAGACGAGTGTCCCAAGAACTTGACATG GAGAAACAAGATCCAAACAATATTTCCTTGCAGCTCCGCAACGAGATCCAG GAGTCGCTGGGCTTCAGCAGTGAAGTCTCCACCCCGGAAACAGACAGAAA GATGTCCCTGCACAAATCCAGCTCTGAAGATGGATCTGGAG GCAAATGGGAcaacaagaagaagaacaagTCGTTCTGGCAGAATTTCCGCAAGCCTCAGCACAAGGCGGTCGTGCGACAGACTTCCAAAG GCGAGGACATCGGCTACGTGGCTAGCGAGATCACCATGAGTGACGAGGAGCGAATCCagctgatgatgatggtgaaagAGAAGATGATCACCGTGGAAGAAGCGCTAGCTCGG CTGAAGGAGTATGAGCGCAACAGACAGTTCGGCAGTACTGACACTGCAGAGTGCACTGACGGAACTGCGGCCGGTCTAAACCAGTCCTCAAACTGCAAC CAATCCCGCGAACAGTCCGATGACGAGCAATCGGAGGATTCAGTGAAGTTCAAGCGGCTGCACAAGCTCGTTAACTCCACCCGGCGAGTCAGGAAAAAACTCATTAAGGTGGAGGAATGCAAGAAGCATGGATCTCAAG ATTTCCTAAACGTGGAGTCGGTGGCCACCTGTGACGACAACGCCGCATTGTACGCGGGGGTCCTGAAGAAGCACTCGTTGCCCCAGGAAACCTCGCCGGGCCAGGACCATCTCTCTTTGGACGGAGACACCGACAGCCTGACCACCTCCCCGTCCTCCAGTAGCTTGGACACCTGGTCCGGACACCGTCTGGTGAAGACCTTCAACAAGTCTTCCAGTACCCACGGCCTGATCCGCCCGCCCCGGAGAACCCCGGTGGGCTCGGGCGGCGGTGGCAGCGGCTCCTCTTTCTCTGAGCTGGATGGCTGCGGCCTGGACGACGAAGGGAAGTTGCCGCGCTCCACCACCGACGGCGAGATGCGGAAGGCCCTGAGCTCCATCTCCCACGGGGTAAGTAACAACGAGGCCCTGTACGCCTTTTACGGGCTGACCAAACCCCGCTCCAAAGCCCGATCCCGCCGCCTCATCCCCCTGGACGATGAGAGCCCCAAATATCACACCACCGACCGGCACCACGGCGGCTGGACGCTCACAAAACCCGACCCCAACTACTCGTACTCCACCAAACACCTTGTGTACCAGCGTTCGCGCAACACCAAGAACCCGGCCTCGCCTCTGTGCGTCGCCACTCCCTCCCCCGCCCGCGCCGTAGCCAAATCCAAAGCTTTCGGGCCAGGAGGGGCCTGGCCGTTCCCCTCCCGCCGGCTACGGGGCCGCAGCGCGGTCAGCGAGCTGAACATCACCTACGTGGTAGAGCGGAGCCTGTACGGTCACCTCAACTGGGCCCAGCTGGTCCGCCCGGTCACCCTCAGCCGAGCCGAGCGGCGCTGTCTCTTGGAGGAGGACCGCGAGGCGGACAGGAAATGGGCGGCCAGCGTGGACCGCTGCACCAAGCGCGTGCTCTTACGCATCCAGCAGAAGTCT AGAACGTGTAGCTTCGGCGGCTTTGACCTGTCCAATCGATCTCTCCACGTGCTCAACACTGGCTCCGACGCCCAC AATAAAGAGCAGGAGGCCATCTATAGAGAAGTGGTCAAGTCGCCCAACATTTCTCGGATCTCGCTGGGCAAGAAGGTCAAATCGGTCAAGGAGACCATGAGGAAGCGCATGTCCAAGAAGTACAGCAGCTCCGTGCCCGAACAG TCGAGTCCAGATGGAACAGCGGGTTCTCCGCACTGCCCGCAGCCCGACAGCGACTCACTAGAAAAGCCCAAACTCAAGGCGGGAGGTTCAGTGGAAAGTCTCCGAAGTTCACTGAGTGGACAAAGTTCAATGA GTGGTCAGACAGTGAGCACCACTGACTCGTCAGCCAGCAACAGAGAAAGCGTTAAATCGGAGGACGGCGACGACGAGGAGCTGCCGTACCGAGGGCCGTTCTGCGGCCGCGCTCGAGTGCACACGGATTTCACGCCGAGCCCCTACGACTCGGACTCCCTCAAATTGAAg CATGGCGACGTGATCGACATCATCAGCAAGCCGCCCATGGGTACCTGGATGGGCCTGCTCAACAACAAGGTGGGCACCTTCAAGTTCATCTACGTGGACGTGCTGTGCGAGGAAGAAGAGAAGCCCAAACGGCCGCTGCGGCGCCGCCAGAAGGGTCGACCACCCAAGCCGATGTCCGTGGAGGAGCTGCTGGAACGAATTAACCTCAAG GAGCACATGCCCACCTTCCTGTTCAACGGCTACGAGGACCTGGACACGTTCAAGCTGCTGGAAGAGGAGgacctggacgagctgaacatcAAAGACCCCCAACACCGAGCCGTGCTGCTCACGGCCGTTGAGCTGCTGCAGGAATACGACA GTAGCAGCGATCCAGAGCGCAGCTCCCAGGAGAAACTGCTGTCGGAGGGCCGGGGTCTCATCGGAGACTCCCCACGGGATTCTGGCTGCTACGAGAGCAATGAGAACTTGGAGAACG GCAAGAGCAAGAAGGCCTCCCGCTCGGGTCGTTCTTCCGCAGGCCAGTCTCCGGACTATCCCACTCTTTCCATGACCATCTCCAGTGAGGCCTTGCAGCAGAATGAAAAAAGCCAGCACTCCAAATTCCCCAAAAACTTGTTCAGCAAGTCCTCCCTGAAGGGCTTCAACCTGCTGGGGCGCCGCAAAGGCCACAAACGCTCGCCCATCCCGGCCAGTCGTAGCTGCGAGGACCTGGACGAACCCTCCCAGCTGGCCGGGTCTTGGAAGCGTTCCCACTCCCTGGGAGACATGCACTGGGAGCAGAGGCAGGATCACAATGAGGAGGTCCAACGCAGCAAAGAAGGGCCCAGTTTGGACGCAAGCGGGCCCGTTATGGCGCCTTCGCCAGCTTGTACTGCAAGTCCGCTGGTGAGTCAGAAACCGAGAGTTGACAGACCACCCGTCCCCTCGCAGCTCCCTCTGAGACCCCCTTGTCCCATAACCCAAGCCCCGAGTCCCCCAGAGTCCAACGTAACCGGTGAGAGGGTCATAAGGACTCATGCCAAAAAGCCACCGGTACCGCCTCCGGTTCCCGCCAAGAGGTCCAGAGAAAGAGTCGCCAATGGGGTCTGCCACTCCCCGCTCTCCTCGCCGTCTTTCGAACCTTCCCCGATGCACTCGCTCACACGTTCCCAGCCCAGCAGCCCCGTGACACGGTGCGCGAGCAGTCCCGCCCCGTCCCTTCCCGCCAAGACTCCAAGCAGCCCTCGCAACTCCTCATCCGCCGGCGAAGAGACGGTTGCGACGCCCCCGTGGCTCTCGGACCTGGGCGGCAAGGTGGCCGTGTCAAGGAAGGCGTCCCACTCCAAGATGAGCCTCGACCTGCTCACCTTGCTGGAGCAACGGCTGGAGGCCGAGGGCATCGATCTCACGGGGGAGCCCTACTCAGACAAG CACGGTCGCTGTGGCATCCCGCAGCCTCTGATGCAGCGCTACTCAGACGACCTGCAACAGCCCGTCAAGGAGGTGGCCTCTACCATGGACCAGCTCAGAGTCCGGGAGCTTCGCAAACAGCACCGGATGGCC ATCCCCTCAGGCGGTCTGACCGAGATGTGCCGGAGAACGGCGGCGGGCGCCGTCAGCACCGTCTCGGACTGGCTGGTGTCCATCGGCCTGCCCATGTACGCCTCGGCTTTGACGGCAGCCGGCGTGGACTCGCTGAGCGGCGTGGCCTCACTGACAGAGACGGACGCCTGGGAGGCAGGCGTGCGCGACTGCGCCCACGCCCGCCGCTTGGTCGGCGAGGCCCAGCTGGTCGCCGAGCGCCGGGACGCATAA